The following are encoded together in the Bombus affinis isolate iyBomAffi1 chromosome 6, iyBomAffi1.2, whole genome shotgun sequence genome:
- the LOC126917415 gene encoding dynactin subunit 5 isoform X2 translates to MEPQDVYYSKAEYVETASGNKVSRHTVLCGSQNIVLHGKVIVQSDAIIRGDLANVRTGRYCIISKNAIIRPPFKKFSRGVAFFPLTMGDHVFVGERAVINAAIVGSYIYIGKNAVICLFNYAGEKVRPERLLLHRGWSGGTTGDRGTLVYPFRRQPCQVRRRFTRVHARPHAGIHQKLLSTLFAVQRLTGV, encoded by the exons ATGGAACCCCAAGACGTTTACTACAGCAAAGCGGAATACGTAGAAACG GCATCCGGGAATAAAGTAAGCAGACACACTGTTCTGTGTGGTTCGCAGAATATCGTGTTACACGGTAAGGTGATCGTACAGTCGGATGCTATTATCAGAGGCGATTTGGCAAACGTTAGGACGGGACGTTATTGTATTATCAGCAAGAACGCTATAATAAGGCCACCATTTAAGAAGTTCAGCAGAGG CGTTGCCTTCTTTCCTTTGACGATGGGAGATCACGTGTTCGTAGGAGAACGGGCGGTGATTAACGCAGCTATAGTCGGCTCTTACATATACATAGGAAAAAATGCAGTAATC TGCTTGTTCAACTACGCAGGGGAGAAGGTGCGTCCTGAAAGACTGTTGCTACATCGAGGATGGAGCGGTGGTACCACCGGAGACCGTGGTACCCTCGTTTACCCGTTTCGCCGGCAACCCTGCCAAGTGCGTCGAAGATTTACCCGAGTGCACGCTCGACCTCATGCTGGAATTCACCAAAAATTACTATCAACACTTTTTGCCGTCCAACGTTTAACGG GCGTCTGA
- the LOC126917415 gene encoding dynactin subunit 5 isoform X3 → MEPQDVYYSKAEYVETASGNKVSRHTVLCGSQNIVLHGKVIVQSDAIIRGDLANVRTGRYCIISKNAIIRPPFKKFSRGVAFFPLTMGDHVFVGERAVINAAIVGSYIYIGKNAVIGRRCVLKDCCYIEDGAVVPPETVVPSFTRFAGNPAKCVEDLPECTLDLMLEFTKNYYQHFLPSNV, encoded by the exons ATGGAACCCCAAGACGTTTACTACAGCAAAGCGGAATACGTAGAAACG GCATCCGGGAATAAAGTAAGCAGACACACTGTTCTGTGTGGTTCGCAGAATATCGTGTTACACGGTAAGGTGATCGTACAGTCGGATGCTATTATCAGAGGCGATTTGGCAAACGTTAGGACGGGACGTTATTGTATTATCAGCAAGAACGCTATAATAAGGCCACCATTTAAGAAGTTCAGCAGAGG CGTTGCCTTCTTTCCTTTGACGATGGGAGATCACGTGTTCGTAGGAGAACGGGCGGTGATTAACGCAGCTATAGTCGGCTCTTACATATACATAGGAAAAAATGCAGTAATC GGGAGAAGGTGCGTCCTGAAAGACTGTTGCTACATCGAGGATGGAGCGGTGGTACCACCGGAGACCGTGGTACCCTCGTTTACCCGTTTCGCCGGCAACCCTGCCAAGTGCGTCGAAGATTTACCCGAGTGCACGCTCGACCTCATGCTGGAATTCACCAAAAATTACTATCAACACTTTTTGCCGTCCAACGTTTAA
- the LOC126917388 gene encoding protein PTHB1 isoform X2 — MSLFKTKEWWRTRCGANETFDKHSLLAAPLFGNERQDILVVGSHDGYLRMYSPSSRWVDETKSPTNYKSTDLMIETRLDDCIVDMKAGKFVSGSQDLRLAVLTPSKLTVYNVALVDQSTEYGDRCELKIAYEHPLPRFPASLTVGPFGGVRGRDFLCVQCLDGTLLFYEQEMFAFSQVTRNRLLAEPIIYVPRYDLFVAASSSWYLECHRYQSMAEWSRSTERVSGSANGAEERDAQHRRANATSLEPDWTYNIGEAVLGIEAVTLSSFEVGIVVLGEKHLYCLKDNCTSVKYAKRLEYKPLCFRAYVIEPDGKLMVLVIADTSTLMIYEGSTLKWSAQLPFAPVAVARVQLEHLQGVIVVLSADGRLEACYLGSEPSLFVAPPLHPRGYDYTAAEQELAELRALSRKSKDSENRASDAGMDAELIVSINVSLDSNSSDHRSDNEVEAQLQPICNVTIELSSYAVLSDVQVCVDVCKPLVVADDFYALPNLCERHATKTRVYVDGDLPAISSEIRATVTYRTDAGALRSVRRTSQLPLKTMLRSCPPESSASFVTVIKSGAPLLTFTQLFPEFSADQSQRQGWNALGLRHLNSGHTVTVASGNAGNRYRVQSNDGLSSTLVVSRLIDRSRSKNEESVGTTIGQNHIRLVHQRIDDHFAARQKINRITNEIGLLTSQLRNVERKMLRAVRERNERSLPDTGLPFLFDSTCDTIFALLEQLAQARAERERAGHELRCSVELLLLLVRSNATNDKYEALRAAIGFEPRPSDRFDWEEIADAALVALLKSVLKKPATSETRSSSTWNALTPISSNKEVNKLKTRLAHAIRRLEGSRESDIAEIELNDGNVESA, encoded by the exons ATGTCGTTGTTCAAGACGAAAGAGTGGTGGCGAACGAGGTGCGGTGCGAACGAAACATTCGATAAGCACAGCCTGTTGGCAGCGCCGTTGTTCGGAAACGAGAGGCAAGATATCCTCGTGGTGGGAAGTCACGACGGTTACCTAAGGATGTACAGTCCGTCGTCGCGATGGGTGGACGAAACGAAATCACCGACCAACTACAAGTCCACGGATTTGATGATCGAGACTCGATTAGACGATTGCATCGTGGATATGAAGGCGGGAAAGTTCGTCTC AGGCTCGCAAGATTTACGTTTGGCGGTATTGACGCCATCAAAGTTGACCGTTTACAACGTGGCTCTGGTCGACCAATCCACCGAATACG GAGATCGGTGCGAACTGAAGATCGCTTACGAGCATCCGCTGCCGAGATTTCCTGCATCGTTGACGGTAGGACCGTTCGGCGGCGTTCGCGGCAGAGACTTTCTCTGCGTTCAATGCCTGGACGGGACGCTTCTCTTCTACGAGCAGGAGATGTTCGCGTTCAGCCAGGTGACGCGGAATCGGTTGTTGGCCGAGCCGATCATTTACGTTCCGCGCTACGATCTGTTCGTCGCCGCCAGCTCCTCCTGGTATCTCGAGTGTCACAG GTACCAAAGTATGGCGGAGTGGTCGAGAAGCACGGAACGAGTCTCTGGGAGCGCGAACGGCGCGGAGGAGCGCGACGCGCAGCATCGGCGCGCCAATGCCACGAGCCTCGAGCCAGATTGGACGTACAACATCGGCGAAGCGGTTCTCGGCATCGAGGCTGTCACTTTGAGCAGCTTCGAGGTTGGCATAGTGGTTCTCGGCGAGAAACATCTGTACTGTCTAAAGGACAATTGTACGTCGGTCAAGTACGCCAAGAGGCTGGAATACAAGCCGCTCTGCTTTCGAGCTTACGTTATCG AACCGGACGGGAAGTTGATGGTGCTCGTAATCGCCGACACAAGCACTCTCATGATTTACGAGGGTAGCACGTTGAAATGGTCGGCCCAACTGCCTTTCGCGCCGGTTGCCGTTGCCAGAGTTCAATTAGAG CACCTGCAGGGCGTGATCGTAGTTTTGTCGGCGGATGGTCGACTGGAAGCCTGCTACTTAGGTTCGGAGCCGAGTTTATTCGTCGCACCGCCGCTTCATCCACGGGGTTACGATTACACGGCAGCGGAACAGGAGTTGGCGGAACTGCGAGCTCTCTCGAGGAAGAGCAAGGATTCCG AGAATCGCGCCAGCGACGCAGGAATGGACGCGGAGCTCATAGTATCGATAAACGTGTCGCTGGATTCCAATTCGTCGGATCATCGCTCGGACAACGAGGTGGAGGCGCAGCTACAACCGATCTGCAACGTCACCATAGAGTTGTCCTCGTACGCGGTCCTCAGCGACGTCCAGGTCTGCGTCGACGTATGCAAACCTCTGGTCGTCGCCGACGATTTCTACGCTCTTCCGAATCTCT GCGAGCGACACGCGACGAAGACCCGGGTGTACGTGGACGGGGATTTGCCGGCGATCTCTTCGGAAATCAGAGCGACCGTGACTTATCGAACGGACGCAGGTGCCTTAAGATCGGTGCGAAGAACCAGCCAGTTGCCTCTGAAGACGATGTTGAGAAGCTGCCCGCCTGAAAGCTCGGCCTCCTTCGTCACCGTGATCAAGAGCGGCGCTCCTTTGCTCACCTTCACCCAGCTGTTCCCCG AATTCAGCGCGGATCAATCGCAAAGACAAGGGTGGAACGCTCTGGGTTTGCGGCACCTGAATTCTGGCCACACGGTCACCGTCGCTTCCGGCAATGCCGGAAATCGATATCGGGTACAGTCCAACGACGGATTATCGTCGACCTTGGTCGTTTCTCGACTGATCGACAGATCGAGGAGCAAAAACGAGGAAAGCGTCGGGACGACCATAGGACAAAATCATATTCGGTTGGTGCATCAACGGATAGACGATCATTTTGCCGCACGACAAAAGATTAACAGAATAACG AACGAGATAGGTCTGCTGACGAGTCAGCTGAGAAACGTGGAAAGAAAAATGCTGCGAGCCGTGAGAGAAAGAAACGAGCGATCTCTGCCCGATACCGGATTGCCGTTCCTCTTCGATTCCACTTGTGACACGATCTTCGCGCTCCTCGAGCAACTCGCGCAAGCGCGAGCG GAACGAGAACGAGCCGGCCACGAGCTTCGATGCAGCGTCGAGTTGTTATTGTTGCTGGTACGATCGAACGCGACCAACGACAAATACGAGGCGCTGCGGGCAGCGATCGGCTTCGAACCACGTCCGTCCGATCGTTTC GACTGGGAAGAAATCGCCGACGCGGCTCTGGTCGCTCTGCTGAAATCCGTTTTGAAAAAGCCTGCAACCTCGGAGACGCGGTCGTCGTCGACGTGGAACGCGCTCACCCCCATCTCGTCCAACAAGGAGGTGAACAAGCTGAAGACGCGGCTGGCCCACGCGATTCGACGGCTCGAAGGCTCCAGGGAATCCGACATCGCGGAGATCGAGCTGAACGACGGCAACGTCGAGTCCGCTTAG
- the LOC126917388 gene encoding protein PTHB1 isoform X1, with protein MSLFKTKEWWRTRCGANETFDKHSLLAAPLFGNERQDILVVGSHDGYLRMYSPSSRWVDETKSPTNYKSTDLMIETRLDDCIVDMKAGKFVSGSQDLRLAVLTPSKLTVYNVALVDQSTEYGDRCELKIAYEHPLPRFPASLTVGPFGGVRGRDFLCVQCLDGTLLFYEQEMFAFSQVTRNRLLAEPIIYVPRYDLFVAASSSWYLECHRYQSMAEWSRSTERVSGSANGAEERDAQHRRANATSLEPDWTYNIGEAVLGIEAVTLSSFEVGIVVLGEKHLYCLKDNCTSVKYAKRLEYKPLCFRAYVIEPDGKLMVLVIADTSTLMIYEGSTLKWSAQLPFAPVAVARVQLEHLQGVIVVLSADGRLEACYLGSEPSLFVAPPLHPRGYDYTAAEQELAELRALSRKSKDSENRASDAGMDAELIVSINVSLDSNSSDHRSDNEVEAQLQPICNVTIELSSYAVLSDVQVCVDVCKPLVVADDFYALPNLCERHATKTRVYVDGDLPAISSEIRATVTYRTDAGALRSVRRTSQLPLKTMLRSCPPESSASFVTVIKSGAPLLTFTQLFPEFSADQSQRQGWNALGLRHLNSGHTVTVASGNAGNRYRVQSNDGLSSTLVVSRLIDRSRSKNEESVGTTIGQNHIRLVHQRIDDHFAARQKINRITNEIGLLTSQLRNVERKMLRAVRERNERSLPDTGLPFLFDSTCDTIFALLEQLAQARAERERAGHELRCSVELLLLLVRSNATNDKYEALRAAIGFEPRPSDRFVSNVIRNVDNVEFRTVRSDITKLGAWKQDWEEIADAALVALLKSVLKKPATSETRSSSTWNALTPISSNKEVNKLKTRLAHAIRRLEGSRESDIAEIELNDGNVESA; from the exons ATGTCGTTGTTCAAGACGAAAGAGTGGTGGCGAACGAGGTGCGGTGCGAACGAAACATTCGATAAGCACAGCCTGTTGGCAGCGCCGTTGTTCGGAAACGAGAGGCAAGATATCCTCGTGGTGGGAAGTCACGACGGTTACCTAAGGATGTACAGTCCGTCGTCGCGATGGGTGGACGAAACGAAATCACCGACCAACTACAAGTCCACGGATTTGATGATCGAGACTCGATTAGACGATTGCATCGTGGATATGAAGGCGGGAAAGTTCGTCTC AGGCTCGCAAGATTTACGTTTGGCGGTATTGACGCCATCAAAGTTGACCGTTTACAACGTGGCTCTGGTCGACCAATCCACCGAATACG GAGATCGGTGCGAACTGAAGATCGCTTACGAGCATCCGCTGCCGAGATTTCCTGCATCGTTGACGGTAGGACCGTTCGGCGGCGTTCGCGGCAGAGACTTTCTCTGCGTTCAATGCCTGGACGGGACGCTTCTCTTCTACGAGCAGGAGATGTTCGCGTTCAGCCAGGTGACGCGGAATCGGTTGTTGGCCGAGCCGATCATTTACGTTCCGCGCTACGATCTGTTCGTCGCCGCCAGCTCCTCCTGGTATCTCGAGTGTCACAG GTACCAAAGTATGGCGGAGTGGTCGAGAAGCACGGAACGAGTCTCTGGGAGCGCGAACGGCGCGGAGGAGCGCGACGCGCAGCATCGGCGCGCCAATGCCACGAGCCTCGAGCCAGATTGGACGTACAACATCGGCGAAGCGGTTCTCGGCATCGAGGCTGTCACTTTGAGCAGCTTCGAGGTTGGCATAGTGGTTCTCGGCGAGAAACATCTGTACTGTCTAAAGGACAATTGTACGTCGGTCAAGTACGCCAAGAGGCTGGAATACAAGCCGCTCTGCTTTCGAGCTTACGTTATCG AACCGGACGGGAAGTTGATGGTGCTCGTAATCGCCGACACAAGCACTCTCATGATTTACGAGGGTAGCACGTTGAAATGGTCGGCCCAACTGCCTTTCGCGCCGGTTGCCGTTGCCAGAGTTCAATTAGAG CACCTGCAGGGCGTGATCGTAGTTTTGTCGGCGGATGGTCGACTGGAAGCCTGCTACTTAGGTTCGGAGCCGAGTTTATTCGTCGCACCGCCGCTTCATCCACGGGGTTACGATTACACGGCAGCGGAACAGGAGTTGGCGGAACTGCGAGCTCTCTCGAGGAAGAGCAAGGATTCCG AGAATCGCGCCAGCGACGCAGGAATGGACGCGGAGCTCATAGTATCGATAAACGTGTCGCTGGATTCCAATTCGTCGGATCATCGCTCGGACAACGAGGTGGAGGCGCAGCTACAACCGATCTGCAACGTCACCATAGAGTTGTCCTCGTACGCGGTCCTCAGCGACGTCCAGGTCTGCGTCGACGTATGCAAACCTCTGGTCGTCGCCGACGATTTCTACGCTCTTCCGAATCTCT GCGAGCGACACGCGACGAAGACCCGGGTGTACGTGGACGGGGATTTGCCGGCGATCTCTTCGGAAATCAGAGCGACCGTGACTTATCGAACGGACGCAGGTGCCTTAAGATCGGTGCGAAGAACCAGCCAGTTGCCTCTGAAGACGATGTTGAGAAGCTGCCCGCCTGAAAGCTCGGCCTCCTTCGTCACCGTGATCAAGAGCGGCGCTCCTTTGCTCACCTTCACCCAGCTGTTCCCCG AATTCAGCGCGGATCAATCGCAAAGACAAGGGTGGAACGCTCTGGGTTTGCGGCACCTGAATTCTGGCCACACGGTCACCGTCGCTTCCGGCAATGCCGGAAATCGATATCGGGTACAGTCCAACGACGGATTATCGTCGACCTTGGTCGTTTCTCGACTGATCGACAGATCGAGGAGCAAAAACGAGGAAAGCGTCGGGACGACCATAGGACAAAATCATATTCGGTTGGTGCATCAACGGATAGACGATCATTTTGCCGCACGACAAAAGATTAACAGAATAACG AACGAGATAGGTCTGCTGACGAGTCAGCTGAGAAACGTGGAAAGAAAAATGCTGCGAGCCGTGAGAGAAAGAAACGAGCGATCTCTGCCCGATACCGGATTGCCGTTCCTCTTCGATTCCACTTGTGACACGATCTTCGCGCTCCTCGAGCAACTCGCGCAAGCGCGAGCG GAACGAGAACGAGCCGGCCACGAGCTTCGATGCAGCGTCGAGTTGTTATTGTTGCTGGTACGATCGAACGCGACCAACGACAAATACGAGGCGCTGCGGGCAGCGATCGGCTTCGAACCACGTCCGTCCGATCGTTTCGTAAGTAACGTGATTCGCAACGTCGATAACGTCGAGTTTCGCACGGTTCGTTCAGACATAACGAAGCTTGGCGCGTGGAAACAGGACTGGGAAGAAATCGCCGACGCGGCTCTGGTCGCTCTGCTGAAATCCGTTTTGAAAAAGCCTGCAACCTCGGAGACGCGGTCGTCGTCGACGTGGAACGCGCTCACCCCCATCTCGTCCAACAAGGAGGTGAACAAGCTGAAGACGCGGCTGGCCCACGCGATTCGACGGCTCGAAGGCTCCAGGGAATCCGACATCGCGGAGATCGAGCTGAACGACGGCAACGTCGAGTCCGCTTAG
- the LOC126917388 gene encoding protein PTHB1 isoform X3 translates to MGGRNEITDQLQVHGFDDRDSIRRLHRGYEGGKVRLRLARFTFGGIDAIKVDRLQRGSGRPIHRIRRSVRTEDRLRASAAEISCIVDGRTVRRRSRQRLSLRSMPGRDASLLRAGDVRVQPGDAESVVGRADHLRSALRSVRRRQLLLVSRVSQVPKYGGVVEKHGTSLWERERRGGARRAASARQCHEPRARLDVQHRRSGSRHRGCHFEQLRGWHSGSRRETSVLSKGQLYVGQVRQEAGIQAALLSSLRYRSMTTMLSEPDGKLMVLVIADTSTLMIYEGSTLKWSAQLPFAPVAVARVQLEHLQGVIVVLSADGRLEACYLGSEPSLFVAPPLHPRGYDYTAAEQELAELRALSRKSKDSENRASDAGMDAELIVSINVSLDSNSSDHRSDNEVEAQLQPICNVTIELSSYAVLSDVQVCVDVCKPLVVADDFYALPNLCERHATKTRVYVDGDLPAISSEIRATVTYRTDAGALRSVRRTSQLPLKTMLRSCPPESSASFVTVIKSGAPLLTFTQLFPEFSADQSQRQGWNALGLRHLNSGHTVTVASGNAGNRYRVQSNDGLSSTLVVSRLIDRSRSKNEESVGTTIGQNHIRLVHQRIDDHFAARQKINRITNEIGLLTSQLRNVERKMLRAVRERNERSLPDTGLPFLFDSTCDTIFALLEQLAQARAERERAGHELRCSVELLLLLVRSNATNDKYEALRAAIGFEPRPSDRFVSNVIRNVDNVEFRTVRSDITKLGAWKQDWEEIADAALVALLKSVLKKPATSETRSSSTWNALTPISSNKEVNKLKTRLAHAIRRLEGSRESDIAEIELNDGNVESA, encoded by the exons ATGGGTGGACGAAACGAAATCACCGACCAACTACAAGTCCACGGATTTGATGATCGAGACTCGATTAGACGATTGCATCGTGGATATGAAGGCGGGAAAGTTCGTCTC AGGCTCGCAAGATTTACGTTTGGCGGTATTGACGCCATCAAAGTTGACCGTTTACAACGTGGCTCTGGTCGACCAATCCACCGAATACG GAGATCGGTGCGAACTGAAGATCGCTTACGAGCATCCGCTGCCGAGATTTCCTGCATCGTTGACGGTAGGACCGTTCGGCGGCGTTCGCGGCAGAGACTTTCTCTGCGTTCAATGCCTGGACGGGACGCTTCTCTTCTACGAGCAGGAGATGTTCGCGTTCAGCCAGGTGACGCGGAATCGGTTGTTGGCCGAGCCGATCATTTACGTTCCGCGCTACGATCTGTTCGTCGCCGCCAGCTCCTCCTGGTATCTCGAGTGTCACAG GTACCAAAGTATGGCGGAGTGGTCGAGAAGCACGGAACGAGTCTCTGGGAGCGCGAACGGCGCGGAGGAGCGCGACGCGCAGCATCGGCGCGCCAATGCCACGAGCCTCGAGCCAGATTGGACGTACAACATCGGCGAAGCGGTTCTCGGCATCGAGGCTGTCACTTTGAGCAGCTTCGAGGTTGGCATAGTGGTTCTCGGCGAGAAACATCTGTACTGTCTAAAGGACAATTGTACGTCGGTCAAGTACGCCAAGAGGCTGGAATACAAGCCGCTCTGCTTTCGAGCTTACGTTATCG CTCTATGACGACGATGCTTTCAGAACCGGACGGGAAGTTGATGGTGCTCGTAATCGCCGACACAAGCACTCTCATGATTTACGAGGGTAGCACGTTGAAATGGTCGGCCCAACTGCCTTTCGCGCCGGTTGCCGTTGCCAGAGTTCAATTAGAG CACCTGCAGGGCGTGATCGTAGTTTTGTCGGCGGATGGTCGACTGGAAGCCTGCTACTTAGGTTCGGAGCCGAGTTTATTCGTCGCACCGCCGCTTCATCCACGGGGTTACGATTACACGGCAGCGGAACAGGAGTTGGCGGAACTGCGAGCTCTCTCGAGGAAGAGCAAGGATTCCG AGAATCGCGCCAGCGACGCAGGAATGGACGCGGAGCTCATAGTATCGATAAACGTGTCGCTGGATTCCAATTCGTCGGATCATCGCTCGGACAACGAGGTGGAGGCGCAGCTACAACCGATCTGCAACGTCACCATAGAGTTGTCCTCGTACGCGGTCCTCAGCGACGTCCAGGTCTGCGTCGACGTATGCAAACCTCTGGTCGTCGCCGACGATTTCTACGCTCTTCCGAATCTCT GCGAGCGACACGCGACGAAGACCCGGGTGTACGTGGACGGGGATTTGCCGGCGATCTCTTCGGAAATCAGAGCGACCGTGACTTATCGAACGGACGCAGGTGCCTTAAGATCGGTGCGAAGAACCAGCCAGTTGCCTCTGAAGACGATGTTGAGAAGCTGCCCGCCTGAAAGCTCGGCCTCCTTCGTCACCGTGATCAAGAGCGGCGCTCCTTTGCTCACCTTCACCCAGCTGTTCCCCG AATTCAGCGCGGATCAATCGCAAAGACAAGGGTGGAACGCTCTGGGTTTGCGGCACCTGAATTCTGGCCACACGGTCACCGTCGCTTCCGGCAATGCCGGAAATCGATATCGGGTACAGTCCAACGACGGATTATCGTCGACCTTGGTCGTTTCTCGACTGATCGACAGATCGAGGAGCAAAAACGAGGAAAGCGTCGGGACGACCATAGGACAAAATCATATTCGGTTGGTGCATCAACGGATAGACGATCATTTTGCCGCACGACAAAAGATTAACAGAATAACG AACGAGATAGGTCTGCTGACGAGTCAGCTGAGAAACGTGGAAAGAAAAATGCTGCGAGCCGTGAGAGAAAGAAACGAGCGATCTCTGCCCGATACCGGATTGCCGTTCCTCTTCGATTCCACTTGTGACACGATCTTCGCGCTCCTCGAGCAACTCGCGCAAGCGCGAGCG GAACGAGAACGAGCCGGCCACGAGCTTCGATGCAGCGTCGAGTTGTTATTGTTGCTGGTACGATCGAACGCGACCAACGACAAATACGAGGCGCTGCGGGCAGCGATCGGCTTCGAACCACGTCCGTCCGATCGTTTCGTAAGTAACGTGATTCGCAACGTCGATAACGTCGAGTTTCGCACGGTTCGTTCAGACATAACGAAGCTTGGCGCGTGGAAACAGGACTGGGAAGAAATCGCCGACGCGGCTCTGGTCGCTCTGCTGAAATCCGTTTTGAAAAAGCCTGCAACCTCGGAGACGCGGTCGTCGTCGACGTGGAACGCGCTCACCCCCATCTCGTCCAACAAGGAGGTGAACAAGCTGAAGACGCGGCTGGCCCACGCGATTCGACGGCTCGAAGGCTCCAGGGAATCCGACATCGCGGAGATCGAGCTGAACGACGGCAACGTCGAGTCCGCTTAG
- the LOC126917415 gene encoding dynactin subunit 5 isoform X1 — protein sequence MEPQDVYYSKAEYVETASGNKVSRHTVLCGSQNIVLHGKVIVQSDAIIRGDLANVRTGRYCIISKNAIIRPPFKKFSRGVAFFPLTMGDHVFVGERAVINAAIVGSYIYIGKNAVICLFNYAGEKVRPERLLLHRGWSGGTTGDRGTLVYPFRRQPCQVRRRFTRVHARPHAGIHQKLLSTLFAVQRLTGLYAYGELHLYGNTLVFATYLVRFH from the exons ATGGAACCCCAAGACGTTTACTACAGCAAAGCGGAATACGTAGAAACG GCATCCGGGAATAAAGTAAGCAGACACACTGTTCTGTGTGGTTCGCAGAATATCGTGTTACACGGTAAGGTGATCGTACAGTCGGATGCTATTATCAGAGGCGATTTGGCAAACGTTAGGACGGGACGTTATTGTATTATCAGCAAGAACGCTATAATAAGGCCACCATTTAAGAAGTTCAGCAGAGG CGTTGCCTTCTTTCCTTTGACGATGGGAGATCACGTGTTCGTAGGAGAACGGGCGGTGATTAACGCAGCTATAGTCGGCTCTTACATATACATAGGAAAAAATGCAGTAATC TGCTTGTTCAACTACGCAGGGGAGAAGGTGCGTCCTGAAAGACTGTTGCTACATCGAGGATGGAGCGGTGGTACCACCGGAGACCGTGGTACCCTCGTTTACCCGTTTCGCCGGCAACCCTGCCAAGTGCGTCGAAGATTTACCCGAGTGCACGCTCGACCTCATGCTGGAATTCACCAAAAATTACTATCAACACTTTTTGCCGTCCAACGTTTAACGGGTTTGTACGCGTATGGAGAATTGCATTTATACGGAAACACGTTAGTATTCGCTACTTATCTCGTACGTTTTCATTGA